In Flavivirga abyssicola, the following are encoded in one genomic region:
- a CDS encoding T9SS type A sorting domain-containing protein translates to MMKKLLKDSLVVLTFLSATLGFAQEPTLTIIGVTPPSSVTPGENATFTIDYQVSDGSALSGTYAFYLRVGNYPLTGFIDIDYGSTGSGTTPGSVNATFVWPADNKVTEIGGCVGPPNVCGQKDLVSSSALPSGETYEFRFFNNGDKNDFDWAQPKTAHFTNPAADAADILNPSNNPLDGYLGVNLRNMVVNPVLSNNDFDVQEIRVYVKEGNLNVPEASDYKIYNIMGAVAKEGKGSRTINVSDLSSGLYIYKTIEGFAKFVK, encoded by the coding sequence ATGATGAAAAAATTACTTAAAGATTCTCTAGTTGTTCTAACTTTTTTATCTGCCACACTAGGGTTTGCTCAAGAGCCAACTCTAACAATTATTGGTGTTACTCCACCATCCTCTGTAACGCCCGGAGAGAATGCGACATTTACTATTGATTATCAAGTTAGTGATGGATCAGCATTGTCAGGTACTTATGCGTTCTATCTAAGGGTTGGAAATTATCCTTTAACAGGATTTATAGATATTGATTACGGATCTACAGGATCAGGCACAACACCTGGTAGTGTTAATGCTACCTTTGTTTGGCCAGCCGATAATAAGGTTACTGAAATAGGTGGCTGCGTAGGACCACCTAATGTTTGTGGACAAAAAGACTTAGTAAGTTCTTCTGCTCTACCTTCTGGTGAGACTTATGAATTCAGGTTTTTCAATAATGGTGATAAAAATGATTTTGACTGGGCTCAGCCTAAAACTGCTCATTTCACTAATCCTGCAGCAGATGCTGCTGATATTTTAAATCCTTCCAATAATCCATTAGACGGTTACCTTGGAGTAAATTTAAGAAACATGGTTGTTAACCCAGTATTGAGTAACAATGATTTTGATGTACAAGAAATCCGAGTATACGTTAAAGAAGGTAATTTAAATGTACCTGAAGCTTCTGATTATAAAATATATAACATCATGGGTGCTGTTGCCAAAGAAGGTAAAGGTTCAAGAACTATAAACGTTTCTGATTTATCTTCTGGATTATACATTTATAAGACCATAGAAGGTTTTGCTAAATTTGTAAAATAG
- a CDS encoding DUF3817 domain-containing protein, with protein sequence MLSFINIFRLVAFLEGISYILLLFIATPIKYLMGDPQYVKLLGMPHGLLFVAYIALAFMLKKDFNWDTKQFTTVLIASIIPFGTFYIDRKYLKRLN encoded by the coding sequence ATGTTATCATTTATCAATATATTTAGATTGGTTGCTTTTTTAGAAGGCATCTCCTATATTTTACTATTATTTATAGCAACACCAATTAAATACCTTATGGGTGACCCTCAATACGTTAAATTATTAGGAATGCCACATGGCTTATTATTTGTCGCTTATATAGCTCTTGCTTTTATGTTAAAAAAAGATTTTAATTGGGATACGAAACAATTTACTACGGTTCTTATAGCATCCATTATACCTTTTGGAACTTTTTATATCGATAGAAAATATTTAAAACGCCTTAACTAA
- a CDS encoding ArsR/SmtB family transcription factor has protein sequence MKNNICIRLKADAKQIINCREVVQELDNSFDELSSILSLTGNSVRLKLLYLLNKEGRLCVCDLSDILEMNVSAISQHLRKLKDRNLIYSKKEAQTIFYSVSKDKLTLLIPFFKILDNSKVLEDKL, from the coding sequence ATGAAAAATAACATTTGCATAAGGCTAAAAGCCGATGCTAAACAAATAATAAATTGTAGAGAAGTGGTTCAAGAATTGGATAATTCTTTTGATGAGCTTTCAAGTATTTTAAGTTTAACTGGAAATTCAGTTAGATTGAAGCTATTATATTTACTAAACAAAGAAGGTCGTTTATGTGTTTGTGATTTAAGCGACATTTTAGAAATGAATGTTTCGGCTATTTCACAGCATTTGAGAAAGCTTAAGGATAGAAATCTTATTTATTCTAAAAAGGAAGCGCAAACAATCTTTTATTCAGTTTCGAAAGATAAACTAACATTACTAATTCCATTTTTTAAAATATTAGATAATAGTAAAGTTTTAGAAGATAAATTATGA
- a CDS encoding alpha-isopropylmalate synthase regulatory domain-containing protein: protein MAMKKIEIMDTTLRDGEQTSSVSFSASEKLTIAKLLLEELKVDRIEIASARVSEGELQAVKDVTNWAKENDYLHTVEVLTFVDKGVSIDWMIEAGAKVQNLLTKGSLNHLTHQLKKTPNQHFKETSQVALLAKEKGIETNVYLEDWSNGMRNSKDYVFEFLEFLSTQPIKRIMLPDTLGVITPKESYDFVKEIKDKYPNLHFDFHAHNDYDLGVANVMKALKAGADGLHLTINGMGERAGNAPMSSTIAVINDFMPEIKVGVNETVLYTVSKLVETFSGVMIPANKPVVGANVFTQTAGIHADGDNKNNLYFSDLLPERFGRTRKYALGKSSGKANIQKNLQELGLQLNDEDLRKVTQRIIELGDKKQVVTKEDLPYIISDVLDYTYEEKVKVNSYVLTHSKGLKPSTTVSITINNETFEENASGDGQFDAFMNAIRSIFKKKDMILPGLIDYAVRIPPGSHSDALCETIITWKNKNPEKEFKTRGLDSDQTVSAIKATEKMLNIIIN, encoded by the coding sequence ATGGCAATGAAGAAAATAGAAATAATGGATACGACATTGCGCGATGGTGAACAAACCTCGAGCGTGTCGTTTTCTGCTTCAGAGAAACTAACCATTGCAAAACTTTTATTAGAAGAGTTAAAAGTAGACCGTATAGAAATAGCGTCTGCCAGAGTATCAGAAGGTGAGCTTCAAGCTGTAAAGGATGTTACGAATTGGGCTAAGGAAAATGATTATTTACATACCGTTGAAGTACTCACGTTTGTTGATAAAGGAGTCTCAATAGATTGGATGATTGAAGCTGGTGCTAAGGTTCAAAATTTACTCACTAAAGGTTCATTAAACCATTTAACTCATCAGCTTAAAAAAACACCTAATCAGCACTTTAAAGAAACTTCACAAGTAGCTTTATTAGCTAAAGAAAAAGGCATAGAAACCAATGTCTATTTAGAAGATTGGAGCAATGGTATGCGTAATTCTAAAGACTACGTTTTTGAATTTTTAGAATTCCTTTCAACGCAGCCTATAAAACGTATTATGTTACCAGATACTTTGGGCGTTATTACACCTAAAGAATCTTACGATTTTGTAAAAGAAATCAAGGATAAATATCCGAATTTACATTTCGATTTTCATGCCCATAATGATTACGATTTAGGGGTAGCCAATGTTATGAAAGCGCTTAAGGCTGGTGCAGACGGACTTCACTTAACCATAAATGGGATGGGTGAACGCGCTGGTAATGCACCAATGTCAAGCACTATTGCCGTTATTAATGATTTTATGCCCGAAATAAAAGTTGGCGTAAATGAAACCGTTTTATATACCGTTAGTAAATTAGTTGAAACGTTTTCCGGGGTTATGATTCCTGCTAACAAACCTGTAGTTGGTGCTAATGTATTTACGCAAACGGCAGGTATACATGCCGATGGCGATAATAAAAATAATTTATATTTCAGTGATTTATTGCCAGAACGTTTTGGAAGAACTCGTAAATATGCATTGGGGAAATCATCTGGAAAAGCTAATATTCAGAAGAATTTACAGGAATTAGGGCTTCAGCTTAATGATGAAGACTTAAGAAAGGTAACCCAACGTATTATTGAGTTGGGTGATAAAAAACAAGTGGTTACAAAAGAAGACTTACCATATATTATATCTGATGTTTTGGATTATACATATGAAGAAAAGGTAAAAGTTAATTCTTATGTGCTAACACATTCAAAAGGCTTAAAACCTTCTACAACGGTTTCTATTACCATAAACAACGAAACTTTTGAAGAAAATGCTTCAGGTGACGGGCAATTTGATGCCTTTATGAATGCCATTAGAAGTATCTTCAAGAAGAAAGACATGATATTGCCTGGATTGATAGATTATGCCGTAAGAATACCCCCAGGGAGTCATTCTGATGCTTTGTGTGAAACTATTATTACCTGGAAAAATAAGAATCCTGAAAAAGAGTTTAAAACACGTGGTTTAGATTCAGATCAGACCGTGTCTGCTATTAAGGCGACCGAAAAAATGCTGAACATTATTATTAATTAA
- the leuB gene encoding 3-isopropylmalate dehydrogenase: MKFNIALLAGDGIGPEVIDQAVKVSDAVAKKFGHEITWKPALTGAAAIDAVGEPYPDATHDVCVASDAVLFGAIGHPRFDNDPSAKVRPEQGLLKMRKKLGLFANVRPTFTFPSLIDKSPLKQERIEGTDLVFLRELTGGIYFGEKGRRDEGETAYDNCVYTREEVQRLAKKGFELAMTRSKKLCCVDKANVLETSRLWRETVQAMEKDYPEVEVSYEFVDAVAMRLVQWPNSYDVLITENLFGDILTDEASVISGSMGLMPSASMGSDIALFEPIHGSYPQATGLNIANPLATVLSAAMMFETAFNLPEEGAAIRDVVNKSLAEGVVTEDLANGGKAYGTSEVGDWLAENI, translated from the coding sequence ATGAAATTTAATATTGCGCTTTTAGCCGGAGACGGTATAGGACCAGAAGTAATAGATCAAGCTGTAAAGGTAAGTGATGCTGTTGCTAAAAAATTTGGACACGAAATAACTTGGAAACCAGCATTAACTGGTGCCGCAGCCATTGATGCTGTTGGAGAGCCTTATCCAGATGCAACCCACGATGTATGTGTGGCCTCAGATGCCGTTTTATTTGGTGCTATTGGTCATCCGCGTTTCGATAACGATCCATCTGCAAAGGTACGTCCAGAGCAAGGCTTATTAAAAATGCGTAAAAAATTAGGCTTATTTGCCAATGTAAGACCCACCTTTACATTTCCATCATTAATAGATAAATCGCCACTAAAACAAGAGCGTATTGAAGGCACGGATTTAGTGTTTTTACGTGAATTGACTGGTGGTATCTACTTTGGAGAAAAGGGGAGAAGGGATGAAGGCGAAACAGCTTATGATAACTGCGTGTACACAAGAGAAGAAGTGCAACGATTAGCTAAAAAAGGATTTGAATTAGCCATGACGCGTTCTAAAAAACTATGTTGCGTAGATAAAGCGAATGTTTTAGAAACATCTCGTTTATGGAGAGAAACAGTTCAAGCTATGGAAAAAGATTATCCAGAAGTAGAAGTGAGCTATGAATTTGTTGATGCTGTTGCCATGAGATTGGTACAATGGCCTAATAGCTACGATGTATTAATTACTGAAAACTTATTCGGAGATATTTTAACAGATGAAGCGTCTGTAATTTCAGGATCTATGGGATTGATGCCATCGGCTTCTATGGGAAGTGATATTGCTTTATTTGAGCCTATTCACGGATCGTATCCTCAAGCTACAGGGCTAAATATTGCAAATCCTTTAGCAACGGTATTATCTGCTGCTATGATGTTTGAAACAGCTTTTAACTTACCCGAAGAAGGTGCTGCTATTAGAGATGTTGTAAACAAATCATTAGCAGAAGGTGTTGTTACAGAAGATTTAGCTAATGGAGGAAAAGCATATGGGACTAGTGAGGTAGGAGACTGGTTGGCTGAAAATATTTAA
- a CDS encoding YqaA family protein, which translates to MKPKTKSKSKTDKKRIHLLHQYYSYTGFYSFVWEAVKKALPVIIILVAGIYVLNHFFNINDALVRITETLPAYGVLTFFFVSETLLGIIPPEVFIAWSGKMPSPWIYLGFLAFLSYCGGLISYWLGVFITETPSVHNYLEVKMAKQLKNSKKWGGFLIVVGALLPLPFSISCMAAGIIHFPFKSVVLYGSLRLLRFAIYGLIIFNVL; encoded by the coding sequence ATGAAGCCTAAAACGAAGTCTAAATCTAAGACTGATAAAAAACGAATACACTTACTACATCAGTATTATAGCTATACTGGGTTTTATAGTTTTGTTTGGGAAGCTGTTAAAAAAGCGTTGCCTGTTATTATTATACTTGTCGCTGGAATTTATGTATTAAATCATTTTTTTAATATCAATGATGCTTTGGTGCGTATAACAGAAACGCTTCCAGCATATGGTGTTCTCACATTTTTCTTTGTATCGGAAACGCTTTTAGGTATTATACCTCCAGAGGTTTTTATTGCCTGGTCTGGAAAAATGCCAAGCCCTTGGATATATCTTGGTTTTTTAGCTTTTTTATCTTACTGTGGAGGTCTTATCTCTTACTGGTTGGGCGTTTTTATTACAGAAACCCCTAGTGTTCATAACTATTTAGAGGTTAAAATGGCAAAACAGCTTAAGAACTCTAAAAAATGGGGAGGGTTCCTCATTGTTGTAGGCGCTTTATTGCCACTACCCTTTTCTATATCCTGTATGGCTGCTGGGATTATTCACTTTCCATTTAAAAGCGTAGTCCTTTATGGTTCTTTACGTTTATTGCGTTTTGCGATTTATGGGCTTATTATTTTTAATGTCCTATAA
- the leuD gene encoding 3-isopropylmalate dehydratase small subunit, protein MAYDKFNTLTSTAVPLPLENVDTDQIIPARFLKATERKGFGDNLFRDWRYNADDTPKENFVLNNPVYSGKILVGGKNFGSGSSREHAAWAVYDYGFRCVVSSFFADIFKNNCLNIGVLPVQVSAEFSEQIFDAIYKDANTEIEVNLPEQTITIKSTGAQESFDINSYKKDNMLNGFDDIDYLQNIKGDIETFANGLML, encoded by the coding sequence ATGGCATACGACAAATTTAATACACTAACAAGCACAGCGGTTCCATTACCTCTAGAAAATGTTGATACCGATCAAATTATACCTGCAAGATTCTTAAAAGCGACAGAGCGTAAAGGTTTTGGAGATAATTTATTTAGAGACTGGAGATATAATGCTGATGATACGCCAAAAGAAAACTTTGTACTAAACAATCCTGTTTATAGTGGTAAAATTTTAGTAGGAGGAAAGAATTTTGGTTCTGGTTCTTCTAGAGAGCATGCAGCTTGGGCGGTTTATGATTATGGATTTCGTTGTGTAGTATCTAGCTTTTTTGCTGATATTTTTAAGAACAACTGTTTAAACATAGGGGTTTTACCTGTACAAGTGAGTGCTGAATTTTCTGAGCAAATTTTTGATGCCATATATAAAGATGCTAATACAGAAATTGAAGTAAACTTACCAGAGCAAACTATTACTATAAAATCTACAGGAGCACAAGAATCTTTTGATATAAATAGTTACAAAAAAGATAATATGCTTAATGGTTTTGATGATATTGATTATTTACAAAACATAAAAGGCGATATAGAAACATTTGCAAATGGTTTGATGCTATAA
- a CDS encoding mechanosensitive ion channel family protein has protein sequence MQEIVQNEVVDKALPGDSYRHLIYEYLTKLGVSENTAEYLNMLGLLFILIIVVFIIDFVIRKILVKTFYKFASISKTNFDDLLVDNKVPRNIAHIIPLLIAMEFTPIIFRDFLNFDGVIEKGLQVFAIILTLWIVRSFLNTLKDYFKTLPRLKDKPIDSYIQVFMIFAWVAGFMSAIAIITDTPFIKFLTALGAASAVIILIFKDTILGFVASIQVSINDMVRIGDWITFEKYGADGDVIEINLATVKVQNFDKTITTIPTYALISDSFKNWRGMMSSGGRRIKRSISIKMDSVHYLTKEQLNALSGIQLISTYLEQRQADINNFNNTHNIDKTKLLNGRNLTNLGVFRKYVQTYVEKHSAINKDMTIMVRQLAPSAQGIPIEIYAFSSDKRWANYEYIMADIFDHLIAALPYFDLEVFEYPSTIKLNS, from the coding sequence ATGCAAGAAATTGTCCAAAATGAGGTCGTTGATAAGGCTTTACCTGGAGATAGTTACCGTCATTTAATCTATGAGTATCTGACCAAATTAGGCGTTTCTGAAAATACAGCAGAATACCTAAACATGTTGGGGCTTCTCTTTATATTAATCATCGTTGTATTTATTATTGATTTTGTGATTCGCAAGATTCTGGTAAAAACCTTTTATAAGTTTGCTTCAATATCAAAAACAAATTTTGATGATCTGTTGGTAGATAATAAAGTACCACGCAATATCGCCCATATTATTCCGCTTCTTATTGCCATGGAATTCACGCCAATCATTTTTAGGGATTTCCTAAATTTTGATGGTGTTATTGAAAAAGGACTTCAAGTATTTGCTATTATACTAACACTATGGATAGTAAGGAGTTTTCTAAATACTTTAAAAGATTACTTTAAGACGCTTCCTCGTTTAAAAGATAAGCCTATTGATAGTTACATTCAGGTTTTTATGATTTTTGCGTGGGTTGCAGGCTTTATGTCAGCTATAGCGATAATTACGGATACTCCTTTTATCAAATTCCTAACAGCTCTTGGTGCGGCTTCAGCAGTGATTATACTCATCTTTAAAGATACTATCTTAGGATTTGTTGCAAGTATCCAAGTATCTATTAATGACATGGTACGTATTGGCGATTGGATTACATTTGAAAAGTATGGCGCAGATGGTGATGTGATTGAAATTAACTTAGCAACTGTTAAGGTTCAGAATTTTGATAAAACGATAACAACCATTCCCACTTACGCATTAATTTCTGATTCTTTTAAGAACTGGCGAGGCATGATGAGTTCTGGTGGTAGACGTATTAAGCGGTCTATATCAATTAAAATGGACAGTGTACATTACCTTACTAAAGAACAATTGAATGCCCTTAGTGGTATTCAACTTATAAGTACCTATTTAGAGCAGCGTCAGGCAGATATTAATAACTTTAACAATACACATAATATTGATAAAACGAAGCTGTTAAATGGAAGAAATCTTACCAATTTGGGGGTTTTTAGAAAGTATGTTCAGACTTATGTGGAGAAGCATTCTGCAATTAACAAGGATATGACTATTATGGTACGTCAGTTAGCTCCTAGTGCTCAAGGCATTCCCATTGAGATTTATGCTTTTAGTAGTGATAAGCGTTGGGCAAATTATGAGTATATTATGGCTGATATATTCGATCATTTAATAGCAGCACTTCCCTATTTTGATTTAGAAGTTTTTGAATATCCTTCAACTATTAAATTGAATTCATAA
- the leuC gene encoding 3-isopropylmalate dehydratase large subunit gives MSKSLFDKVWDSHVVRKIEGGPDVFFIDRHFIHEVTSPVAFLGLKNRGLSVLYPERTFATADHNTPTINQHLPVEDPLSANQLKALEDNSNEYGISHWGLGHKKNGIVHVVGPENGITFPGATIVCGDSHTSTHGAFGAIAFGIGTSEVEMVLSTQCIMQPKPKKMRINVNGQLGKGVTPKDVALYIISKLTTSGATGYFVEYAGDVFENMTMEGRMTVCNLSIEMGARGGMIAPDETTFEYLKDKPLSPKGEAWDKAVAHWKTLKTEEGATFDKELTFSASDIEPMITYGTNPGMGIGISNNIPNADAVEGGVATYKKSLDYMGYEENDSMLGKKIDYVFLGSCTNGRIEDFRAFASIVKGKQKADHVTAWLVPGSHEVEDKIKEEGILDIITEAGFVLRQPGCSACLAMNDDKVPAGKYAVSTSNRNFEGRQGPGSRTLLASPLVAAAAAVTGVVTDPRDLL, from the coding sequence ATGAGTAAATCATTATTTGACAAAGTGTGGGATTCGCATGTTGTAAGAAAGATTGAAGGCGGACCAGATGTCTTCTTCATAGACCGTCATTTTATACACGAAGTAACAAGTCCAGTAGCATTTTTAGGTTTAAAAAACAGAGGCTTAAGCGTTCTGTATCCTGAGCGTACATTTGCTACAGCAGATCATAATACACCAACTATTAATCAGCATTTACCTGTTGAAGATCCGTTATCGGCAAATCAATTAAAAGCTTTAGAAGATAACTCTAACGAATATGGTATTAGCCATTGGGGACTTGGTCATAAAAAAAATGGTATTGTTCACGTTGTAGGGCCTGAAAATGGTATTACGTTTCCTGGTGCGACCATCGTTTGTGGAGACTCACATACATCGACACACGGCGCTTTTGGTGCTATAGCTTTTGGTATTGGAACATCTGAGGTGGAAATGGTATTATCTACACAATGTATCATGCAACCAAAACCTAAAAAAATGCGCATTAATGTAAATGGGCAGTTAGGAAAGGGTGTGACACCTAAAGATGTAGCGCTTTATATTATTTCAAAATTAACCACTTCTGGTGCTACAGGGTACTTTGTAGAATATGCAGGTGATGTTTTTGAAAACATGACTATGGAAGGCCGTATGACTGTTTGTAACTTATCTATAGAGATGGGTGCTCGTGGTGGTATGATTGCACCAGATGAAACCACTTTCGAATATTTAAAGGACAAACCACTATCTCCAAAAGGAGAGGCTTGGGATAAGGCAGTGGCACATTGGAAAACCTTAAAAACAGAAGAAGGCGCAACGTTTGATAAAGAATTAACGTTCTCGGCTAGCGATATAGAACCAATGATTACTTATGGTACAAATCCGGGCATGGGAATTGGTATTTCTAATAACATTCCTAATGCTGATGCTGTTGAAGGTGGTGTTGCGACTTACAAAAAGTCTTTAGACTATATGGGCTATGAAGAAAACGATTCTATGCTTGGTAAAAAGATTGATTATGTATTTTTGGGAAGCTGTACTAATGGTAGAATTGAAGATTTTAGAGCGTTTGCTTCAATCGTCAAAGGAAAACAAAAAGCAGATCATGTTACGGCTTGGTTAGTTCCTGGTTCTCACGAAGTAGAAGATAAAATTAAAGAAGAAGGTATTTTAGATATTATTACTGAAGCTGGATTTGTATTAAGGCAACCGGGTTGTTCTGCTTGTTTAGCAATGAATGATGATAAGGTTCCTGCTGGAAAATATGCAGTAAGTACTTCTAATAGAAACTTTGAAGGGCGTCAAGGCCCTGGTTCCAGAACATTACTTGCTAGCCCATTAGTGGCAGCAGCTGCAGCAGTTACAGGTGTAGTAACCGATCCAAGAGACTTATTATAA
- a CDS encoding DUF72 domain-containing protein: MKFGRVDNPEIIDFTLPEDHLETNKVLSKVKDDNIPEIYVGCAKWNRADLKGFYPRGTKDELAYYSRQFNSIELNATFYRIFPAEQFATWYNKTPAGFKFFPKLNQEISHWKRLNETQAIVENYLYNASNLKEKLGTIFLQMHSNFAPKDFNKVVTFVENWPNEIPLAIEFRHTDWYNDKTIAEELYQLLEANNISNVIVDTAGRRDLMHMRLTNATAFVRYVGANHATDYSRLDDWVKRLKLWKDSGIKEIDFFIHQNIEKESPLLSAYFIKKLNSELGYALTIPNESKQQTLL; this comes from the coding sequence ATGAAATTTGGAAGAGTAGACAACCCAGAAATAATTGATTTTACTTTACCTGAAGATCATTTAGAGACCAATAAAGTATTAAGTAAAGTAAAAGATGATAACATTCCCGAAATTTATGTAGGGTGTGCAAAATGGAATAGGGCAGATCTCAAAGGGTTTTATCCAAGAGGTACCAAAGATGAGTTAGCATATTATTCTAGACAATTCAATTCCATTGAGTTAAATGCCACATTCTATAGAATTTTTCCAGCCGAACAATTTGCTACCTGGTATAATAAAACACCTGCAGGATTTAAATTTTTCCCCAAATTAAATCAGGAAATAAGTCATTGGAAACGATTAAATGAAACGCAGGCAATTGTTGAGAATTATTTATACAATGCTTCTAATTTAAAAGAAAAACTGGGAACTATTTTTTTGCAAATGCATAGCAATTTTGCTCCTAAGGATTTTAATAAGGTAGTCACTTTCGTGGAAAATTGGCCAAATGAAATCCCCTTAGCCATTGAATTTAGGCATACGGATTGGTATAATGATAAGACGATAGCAGAAGAATTATATCAACTCTTAGAAGCAAACAACATCTCAAATGTTATTGTAGATACGGCAGGTAGACGCGATTTAATGCATATGCGTTTAACCAATGCCACCGCATTTGTTAGGTATGTAGGTGCTAATCATGCCACCGACTATTCTCGTCTGGATGATTGGGTGAAACGATTAAAACTTTGGAAAGATTCTGGTATTAAGGAAATTGATTTTTTTATTCATCAAAACATAGAAAAAGAGTCCCCATTATTATCTGCTTATTTTATAAAAAAATTAAACAGCGAACTAGGTTATGCGCTTACTATTCCTAATGAAAGCAAACAACAAACATTGCTTTAA
- a CDS encoding GDCCVxC domain-containing (seleno)protein has translation MKSTITCPKCGHKKEEEMPITACQFFYDCENCKEVLKPKEGDCCVFCSYGTVTCPPIQENKSCC, from the coding sequence ATTAAATCAACTATAACTTGCCCTAAATGTGGTCATAAAAAAGAAGAAGAAATGCCAATAACAGCTTGTCAATTCTTTTATGATTGTGAAAACTGTAAAGAAGTCTTAAAGCCAAAAGAAGGTGATTGTTGTGTGTTTTGTTCTTATGGAACTGTAACTTGTCCGCCAATTCAAGAAAATAAAAGTTGCTGTTAA
- a CDS encoding TetR/AcrR family transcriptional regulator: protein MERSFQIDMPKVETFNKELVLKQATDVFHDKGFNAASMQDLVDATDLNRSSIYNSFGSKLDLFLECLKSYKEMHSTRISETLEKAHNPLHAIELLFEYYLNEIINDKEDKGCLITNCTSEMANQEPSITNFLCSNQIFFIGFLEDLVRKGQEESAINLNRTPNEYALYLFSSIQGFRTAGILISNKSKLKTIAKTIIQTLI, encoded by the coding sequence TTGGAACGTTCATTTCAAATAGATATGCCAAAAGTAGAAACATTTAATAAAGAGTTAGTCTTAAAACAAGCTACTGATGTTTTTCATGACAAGGGATTTAATGCCGCGTCCATGCAAGACCTAGTAGATGCTACAGATCTTAATAGATCGAGTATATACAACTCTTTTGGAAGTAAATTAGATTTGTTTTTAGAGTGTTTAAAATCATATAAAGAAATGCATTCTACAAGAATATCGGAGACTTTAGAAAAGGCTCATAATCCATTACATGCTATAGAGCTTCTTTTTGAATATTATTTGAATGAAATTATTAATGACAAAGAAGATAAAGGTTGTTTGATTACCAATTGCACATCAGAAATGGCAAATCAGGAACCATCCATTACAAATTTTTTATGTTCTAATCAGATTTTTTTTATTGGATTTTTAGAAGACCTGGTTCGTAAGGGTCAGGAAGAATCAGCCATTAACCTTAACAGAACTCCAAATGAATATGCCCTATATTTATTTTCGTCTATTCAAGGTTTTAGAACTGCTGGAATACTAATCTCAAACAAGAGCAAGTTGAAAACTATTGCAAAAACAATTATACAAACATTAATTTAA
- a CDS encoding SDR family NAD(P)-dependent oxidoreductase, whose amino-acid sequence MSKLKNKVAIITGANSGIGLATAKLFLEEGAKVVISGRRQEALDEVAETLEGDFITVLADVSKPEDNVKLIKEATNAYGNIDVLFLNAGIAPVSPTTEVTANHYDDVFNTNVRGPILATKEALPHINDGGSILFTGSIVKDKVFDGFGVYSASKGALRAYSKVLTSEVKSRGIRVNTIAPGPIDTPIYGKLGLPEDVLEENGKNFAAMVPLGRFGVSEEIAKTALFLASDDASYVNGIDLAVDGGLSQV is encoded by the coding sequence ATGAGTAAATTAAAAAACAAAGTCGCCATTATTACTGGCGCAAACAGTGGAATTGGCTTGGCTACTGCCAAATTATTCTTAGAGGAAGGCGCTAAAGTTGTTATCTCTGGAAGACGACAAGAAGCCTTAGATGAAGTAGCAGAAACACTAGAAGGGGATTTTATAACTGTTCTGGCAGATGTATCGAAACCCGAAGATAATGTCAAGCTTATTAAAGAAGCTACAAATGCTTACGGAAACATTGATGTATTATTCCTTAATGCTGGAATAGCTCCTGTGTCTCCAACTACAGAGGTTACAGCAAATCATTATGACGACGTTTTTAATACTAATGTTAGAGGGCCTATTTTAGCTACAAAAGAAGCTTTACCTCATATAAATGATGGTGGAAGCATATTATTTACTGGTTCTATTGTGAAGGACAAAGTATTTGATGGTTTTGGTGTATATTCTGCCAGTAAAGGGGCTCTACGCGCTTATTCAAAGGTGTTGACCTCTGAAGTGAAATCCAGAGGAATTCGTGTCAATACGATTGCTCCAGGACCTATTGACACCCCTATTTATGGAAAATTAGGTTTACCTGAGGATGTGTTGGAAGAAAACGGGAAAAACTTTGCTGCAATGGTACCTCTTGGGCGTTTTGGAGTTTCTGAAGAGATAGCAAAAACGGCTTTATTCCTGGCTTCTGATGATGCTTCTTATGTAAATGGTATAGACCTAGCGGTTGATGGTGGTTTAAGTCAGGTTTAA